Within Dreissena polymorpha isolate Duluth1 chromosome 13, UMN_Dpol_1.0, whole genome shotgun sequence, the genomic segment TGCATTCGGCTTAGTTGCATTTAGCTAACTGCATGTTCCTTtaaactgccgttgttaatgaatCTTGGTGGAAAAAACGAAAATGAATGATTTCAGAGTACAGTTTCATCacgtttgttaaattttaaagtaCACATTTATGACAGTGAAATTATATGTTATCTGAGCATGAAtgaggaataatgaacacacacaaATTGgttagtcaccaagcatgttgcagcaatcatcaagaaaaaacaaatagtcaacaagcatgttggatttgccatgaagcatattagaataaACATCCGTCATAATGTAAACAGGGTGCAGAATTATTGtagttttcaggggtttacacacgggctggacagaatgtaaacacaccgttaagaacgttATTTTTGccaatatctcaagttattgaaattcattagcaaaaatctttagtgcataaaagacagtttttcttacAATTTGTGCCAATATCTTAAGGCATTAGagtaaatccttgaatacgtctgaaatgggtgacaaaatttcacgttgcgtgcggCATACTAGTAACTGAATAAATAAATGCAGTACacatataattttttaacaagaacacatgcttattaaataaagtaattctaatgtatttcacattgtcatctgtctttaatgcactagttgaaattcttaagaaaacctgttttttaaaaagtatttgaaaaaagcaccactttCCGGttctcacgtgatcctgcaccctggtaacAATTCAtaatgaatgatgtaatgtttacaaaaatatcatTCCATGCGCTATACTTGTGAAGCCTTTCTGTCGTTGGGTGGTTCTTTGAAAAGAAATGAGAGTTATTGATGGAAGTTGAAAATAAATCGAGGAATCTGGGTATTCAAGTCAGTTCTTTGTTAAATTGTATGGCATTTGGTGTTCCTGTAAAGTGTAAGCGTACATTTATGCAAACTTGCGAAATGTTCTCAAGTGTACGTATACGGATTTTCTTATGTATCATATTGCAAATTTGGTTTAAtatgaatgtatatatatgttgCAGTAGCTATAGTCTAATACATTGATGATTTCAGACTGGTGGGAAATTCGTCGTAGCAAAGATCTGCCGAAAAGAATCGAAATATGACCAAATATGAGCGAAATATAGGACCCTTTTGTGTTGGTATGAAGTTTTAATCTGGATGTCAGTTTGAAGAATTATATAATTGCATGACTACTGCAAGTGCaataataattttcagttttGTAACTACTTTATGTATTTATTCTCTgtatattttgaaagattgaGTATATGATTTATTTGATTAATCTTCCGGGTGCATCCCGTTAGGTGGTCCCTTCCGTATCGTCCGTTTGTTCAGCTTGACatgcaaaatgttaaaaataatgtattatttatctTAGTTGAAATGCAAACAACAATGGTAAAGTGACTGGACACTTCTCTGTGTTGCGTGTGCTTCTTCATATTCAGTCTTCGATTTTCTTTAGCCTTACCAGATCGCATTTTTATTAACgatgtttgttcattttaattttaagtgtaaataaaatgtgtgtaAAAGTAATGTTCTtgtgtattttaaattttaaggttttatttcGAAAACCGTCTTTGTTTAAACAGTCAGTGACTGTATGAATAATAAGGATTTAATTGGACCGCTTTCTTTCATCAACTATAGGTAAAAAatcgtcagttattgtatttaactgAGAAAAACTTTCCGCCGCGTATGAGCATAAAACACGTAATTTTTTcatcacttttatttttcatgatgaatatttatcAGGAATACCACTAATTAATTGTGTAACACGACTTCATACTGTTTAAGTTGTCCTGTGGAAAATATCATGTTGTCCATCAAGCTTTTGAAACTTACAAGCTAaaaaattcaataataataataataataattaataatataccTAAATGACTTCGCCATGACCTCGGATTAGGTCGCAATATCATTTAAGTTGTCAGTCAATAAACAGCACACGTGATGCATATAATCCATAAACAGCACTCGTGACGCATACAATTCATAAACAGCACACGTGACGCATACAATCCATAAACAGCACACGTGATGCATAACTGTTATTTCATTGGATGAGCGTAACATTTCGGATCATTTTTCGGCGTGTACTCACACACTTCGCCAGTCATGCATTCATTGATATTCGCTCATTCTTCTTCATATCGGCTGATGATATGACATCCGCAATCCAGCCGCGGGCGTTTCGgcagcgtttattttgtattaatattcgctctttatttCGACTTTTAAATTACTCGCTGCGAATTTTCTTTGCCGGAACTGTAATTTGTCACTCAATACGAAATTTCGCAGCAAGGAAAGTCGAGATATAAATGCGaatattaatatgatataaaCGCTAATAATTTTATTGCCGatattgctggaaagtgagcggcgtTTAAACACTTAAGAAAAGTAATTAATGGtataaaacggtgaaaaataACGGGGAATCACATTCCCAAATGACatattaaaggtgccttttcacgttttggtaaattgacaaaataaaaaaaagttgtttcagattcgcgaatttttgttttagttatgatatttgtgaggaaatagtaatactgaacatttaccatgctctaaaatatatattacatgcatcttttgacgatttgaaaatctgacaattgtaaagcgttgcaacgcgaaacgattgaatactttggaaacttctattgttgtcgttatattttgtgaaactacgaggattgcttacataaagttaAAAATACATCCAGTCATAACATGaccacggatggccgagtggtctaagcggaagactttttactccaggaccccagggatcagtggttcgagcccagttgagggttacttttttttaaattgtattatttgttgtttacttgagatttttaggtacattgtttaaatttatcaatataaagcattttatgacaaacttcaatacatgccaaaatctgtgaaaaggcccctttaagcatgtAAGAAAGCGTTGAAGGTTTGTGTACCCTCTATATTCAGTAAAAAGTTCTTCCTGAACTCCGTCCTTGTGTGCCTTTTTAATGACTAAAGTGCACTGAattattttaatgcaatttttaCACGACATCAGTCTTAATGAAAATAACTCTTTTATCATTTCTCCATACTAAATCATTCGTAAGAGAAACATATAGAAAATGTTTGTGTTTGCAAGCGACTGGAATAATTGTATTTTGTACGTTTGGTTCGAACGTAGTTTACTAACTCGATTTTATCCAGGGCATTACCGGCTATTGCGTGTAGAGTATCTTTATTCTGAATTTATTACCATAGCAATGGGTTTTTTTTAAACCGAATTTTTGTCAAATGGTAAGTGAGCTGTACGTTCTGCgatgtttatttgttttgcagTATTCGGCTGTAACATCTTCATATCACAAACAAAGACAAACGcgtgttttaatgtttaatgacAATATCatcaaaaatacaaatgtataaaattgtaaagaaatatttgtaaaaaagaaTTATACCGGCAAAATGGAAATTAAAAATGGTCAATCTAGTCACTTTATTCAAAGGAGACGGGAAgacaaaaaaatgacaaaaatggtACTACGCAAACATGCTCAGGATTAAAAAATGGTATTTTAATCTTTACATTTAAACGCTTGTTCCTGagtttacatttttacattttagatatattaaaaacaagaaagCACACAGAACCGCACGCATACGTTATATCACAAACAATAACTCATACAAACACAATCATACTCTTATGTACGCACATTCTGATACAAACATACAATCCTACATATATCCGACACATTTATACATTTAGCACACTTCACAgtcatacatatatacacaacatacatatttctttttaaaggtcTATTACAAATCTGtaaagattggccatgcatgtttatCATATTATATTGTATCTGTATATATTGTACAAGTCATGGATTACACAATAAACTTGTAAACTACATATTTATAAgtattatcactcattttttctTTTCCGCTTTTGTCTTTTAATTTTGGTAAATTACTAGGTATCAACGAACACGATTGTGAAGATAATAAGTGCATATCCATGTATGATAATATCTTGTTAATCTCTCGGCCCTTTAGTCTATCTAATGTGAATTTAAAACggatattatattaataaatctaCATGTACTTTATTATCCTAGTATATACCCATTTTTGATTAGCCAAACGGTGATTAATATCgtaacaatttaaattatataaaacgtGCGTAACCGTAAATGAATCTATACCCCTAGGATATTGGCACAGCGATGACACATGTTTGACAACTGACAAGGTTAAAAAAAATTTAGAAAAGCAATTAGTCTTGTCAATACACCTTAGAGCAAATTACTTATTGAAGTCTGACTATGCaattcatttaaccctttgcatgcttggaaatttgtagtctgctaaaatgttgtctgctgaatttctaaaattagcattttcctagaattttttcaaagaatactatcagaatagcaaacagtttggatcctgatgagacgccacgttctgtggcgtctcatctggatccaaactgtttgcaaaggcttttaaaattcggttccagcgctgaaagggttaacaaacgAATATATATAGGTCTACTTATCATATAATGCATAATAAGATGAATATAAGTATAAATCCCAGTCGTAAAGCCGTCATACGCTGCAATAACTCAAAAAAGTCTAAGCATCTGTTTTCAGGCTtttaataagaaaacaaaaatatggaTTTCCGATCAAATCGAAACTTAGTTATCAACAGAAGTGGCAATGCGAACTGTACAATACTGTTTCGAGATATAATGTTTTGAGATAACACAAATGCAAACCAAAGTCAATGGAGAGTGCGATGTATCATGCGATGAtcgacaatatttaaattttaaagcatAACAAAAAGCAGACTGACTAATGACATCAACACGACGACAAAACCGGAAGTGACGTGACTTGCGCCGGCGACGCTGAAAAATCGTGCAGTGCTTGCTGTGAACAAAAAACGTATATGATTAAACGTATGTgtccaaatacatgtacatttattaaataagcgagaagataatattatttaagggAGTAGATAACTGTTTTGTATGTGTATAAAACAACAATTGAATACAGCTTACTACAAGTCGCCGTGGCGTTGTGAATATGGTGTCCCGCATGTGTCGCCGAGCGATCGAGAAGTCACGGATTCGATCCACATCGTGGGAGAGTTCGTGAGATCGTGATTGCTTATATTGTACAATTGCCGTGTTGAGCGTACAGTAAATGAGCGTTGAAACTAACTTTGAATGGTGTAATGATTATTGGTAATTTGAACTAACATTTAAATAACGCTAAGGAAAAGGGAGTAGATTATTTGAGAGGTATAAAATCTTATGCTATTACCTATGCCCCCGGGTCTGTTGCGCAATGCGGGCCTGGCATTTAGGCGCTTGGACCTGTGTCCCATCCAGAAAGTGTTGTAGTCCTGTACAACGGTTGCCCTGGAAAAGGAATAACACCAGAGTTGTACACTGGCTATATTGAGGTTTGAACTGTGATGTGGCAGTGTTGTGTTGGTTTTTTTTTCACGAAGAGAAGAGCACAATCAGTTGGGTCTAATGCAAATATTTAGTAATGTATTTAAACGCGTTAAACGTCCAAAATGTAGGACTAAATTATGGAGGTTTAACAGATAGAAGGAATAAACACGTCTATAATACACGTACTACAACTGTATATTAATCTATGTGTGAAAATGTTTTCTATTAGGATGTCTTTTATTGTACAATCGTATTAATGTGAATCCACATACATTTTTTGAAAGAACGCTCATATCAACACGACCCAATCCGCCTCATACCGGTACATCAAATTTTACCAGTTTAATAAACTTGATGTACGATGTACTAGTGTCCCGTTGATTGTAAAACGCCCATCGTGAACGACGTTCATCAAACGCACATCGACGTTGCTTAATAAAACTCAGTTTAGAAACGTTTGGTTATTTACTTACACAAACTCGACCGGTTGGTTGAATCCCATTGGTGGAATCCAGATGAGACTAACGACgtttttgatattgttttctGTGTGAGTCACCGCGGTTCCCCGCACACACTGCATACGCTGTACCATCACGTTCGAGTTGACCAAGCTGGGACCCAAgacaatattattaaattacaCGTGTTAATTCAGGAATATAAGCTTTGATTCTAAATCtttcttatttgtttatgttttcagtaCACTGACCATACGGCTGTACTTATTCAATTATTCCATTCATACAcatttgatattattttaaaattcatgtaAACCTACCTATTAATACCACCAATAGTATTTGCCGGGAATCCCGTATTTCCTGGGAACGCTCCGGTATTGCCAGGAAATGGTCCGTTATTACCGGGGAACGGGGCGTTTGGTCCACCGCCTGGAGGGAACACACCTGGGCTCCCAGGGAAGCCTGGGGGTCCGACCTGCCCCAGGGCCATGGGTACGTCCCCTCCTATGGGGTTGAAATTTCCGCCAAACTGTCCTGACATGCGCGCTCCGTTGATCTGGTTTGCGTTGTTCCGCGCTACTACTGGCTGAAGAAttgcaaaacatgtttatgtaagAACTTGTAACAGGCTACAGAGTTATAGAATATGATTTTGATAACTTTATTTGGACGATGGACAATTAAAGAAATAGGTGTGTGAAACAATTTTTACAGGCTGCAAAGGTACAACAAATGGTGCATGTACAGATATTTTTCAGGCTGCATTATATTAGATATATGTGAACATTACGATTTTGTTCACGGTGCAAAATTACAGAAACAGAGAGTTTTGTTTTGCAGAGGTGTAGAATAACAAAAAAATGGCGCATGTGAAGATTGTGCAGTCTTAAGAATTAAACGTAAATAAACGTAACTAGCTTTTTTTCCAGgattcaaaatcaataaatatgtgtATGCTATTGTTATTTTTAGGCTACTGAGAGgtaaaataagtaaaaataacataaatactacaatataaaataatgcaAGGACGTTATAATAGGCacgtataattattaaaaaccgTATACTAAGTATTCTTGATGTGGATAtagatttgaaaattaaaaaaaaaaaaaaatattttcaggaattaggaaatttattaaaataacgcCTTTTAAACAACTTACCACTTCCTTGATTACCAAATTTAGGGTTGTTTTGAAACCGTTTTTCTTATTAATCTGACGTGAAAATAGTCCAAAGAGtcattcataaatatataaaatgaacATATGACTTGACGACGTACCTGTCCGTTGACGTAGCGATATTCTCCAACGTATTGAAGTACTCCTTCCGGGGTTTTGGTCCGGGCCTGCAATAGGAACCCCTTAAATTGGCCTCCGTTTGTCGCTCCTATACGGCCTCTAATGCggacttgaaaaaaaaacacacgcgTAAACATTCATAACGTTCACTCAGTCATATATAAGAATTTTAAGATTGTTAAGCGGTTATGTCGTCTTGTTCCCATAGGACAACCTCTTGAGCCCCACCGATGGCAAATGTTTAAATTAACTCGTTGTAAATTTATCTTACAATTTTGTGTTTGGATTAATTCGTGCAATATTTCGGCAACACGACAGAAAAATAAACGGTGTGTTTTTagtttgatttcaaaacaaacaactttaaatgaacacaatttaGCAATTACTTACCAAGAACGCCACAATTCTGCTGTTGTTGATTATCGCATGGAACATAGCCGTCCATGTTGGTATCGATAATGTAGGGTGTGTGGCGAGTTTGCCGAACATTGGAGCCGTGTCCCGGCTTCATTGTATCGCAAGCCATTGGATCCGCACCATATCTGTGTCCCGAGCCGGTACGAAAACTGGCTAAAATCACAAAACTGAGCGCccaaaacacatacatttaaaatataattatattaaactgGTCGAAAACGCGTTTACTAAATTTTGCTGTATTGAACACACGTGTTAAATATTTACGCACGCATTACAATTTTTTAATGAAAGCTCGAAACTGCGTCCGTTTGGTCAAAACGCCTGACTGTTTATGGTGGTCGATTGTGAGAGCCTGCCTAATTTAACGGAGCAACCCAAATAGTTCTAGTATGATAGATGCCTCAATCATTTCAGTCCGTGTCAAAATGCGTTACCTCTCATTCGCCAGGATTGCAAGAATGTTACATCGGGTGTTCTCGGAATTTTCCGCATATTTTCAACATTCCCCATGGTCTGACGTACTAACTTTATTCTTTGTAAATAGCCGAGTACCGGAATTTAACGGAAATGTACGAGCGATGAATAAGCATGTCGCTTGTCATGAATGAAATCTTGAATAACTGATTCACAAAATGGATATGTtaattaattatatgaactgCGGCAAAAGTGACAGGCATGAGTGATTTTCTTTAAAGCGAGAAATGAATCATTTTGCAAAATCTTTGAAATTCCAGATTGATTTTCCTTGAAAGTTTTTGTTTCATTAACGCTACCAAATAAAAAAAGTAGGTATTATTTTAGTAAGTGATAAAAATCCCGAATTGtaaacttattaaatattaagaactttaaataGGTTTTTATCTTTGTACACTGTTTTGAAGAAGTTGAAATGACCCACTTTATAGTATTCAGCTTCTATGTAGTAAATATGGCCGATTGCgtattcataattttttttattaaattacaaaaattatcGCTGCCTTTTTCGTTCTTTAcgcatcaatatttatttatgaaaaaaataattcatttaaaacaatcgCACACATGCATCGAGGTGAGGCGTTATAAAAAATAGAAACAGACATTACACTGCCGTAAATTAGTAAGATGGCgttctttttttaatcaaatcgTCTTAAGATGTCCTTGAGAGATATTGAAGAATACGAACTTAGCGTAAAAAAGATACCTTTAATCAAAAGTGTTACTGACAGAAGAAATAATCAACAGT encodes:
- the LOC127854429 gene encoding uncharacterized protein LOC127854429; translation: MYVFWALSFVILASFRTGSGHRYGADPMACDTMKPGHGSNVRQTRHTPYIIDTNMDGYVPCDNQQQQNCGVLVRIRGRIGATNGGQFKGFLLQARTKTPEGVLQYVGEYRYVNGQPVVARNNANQINGARMSGQFGGNFNPIGGDVPMALGQVGPPGFPGSPGVFPPGGGPNAPFPGNNGPFPGNTGAFPGNTGFPANTIGGINSLVNSNVMVQRMQCVRGTAVTHTENNIKNVVSLIWIPPMGFNQPVEFVATVVQDYNTFWMGHRSKRLNARPALRNRPGGIASTARFFSVAGASHVTSGFVVVLMSLVSLLFVML